Below is a window of Leptospiraceae bacterium DNA.
TTGAATGAGTTTGCTTGTCCGGAAAAAAGAGTCTTTGAAGGAGTTTTGATTTCGTAGTTTTGTAGCAGTTTATATGAGTTTTTCGAATTTTCGCAGAGAATTTGATCCACTTCTTTTAAAATGCGGATTGCACGCAAGGTAATGTCTTCTAAATTTCCAATCGGAGTTGCAACGAGGTAAAGAGAGCCTGTTTGCATTAGCGATTACACGATATTACAGTGCTTGCACTTAGATTTGTTGATTCACCATCTTTACACTCGCATCCAGCTCTAGGTTTTCCACCAGAATCTTTGACCGTGCATGGGTTACAGAGAGTTCCAACGGGACAAGTTGCTCTTGTTGAAATGCTACAAGAAGAATCGGAGCAAGCAGATGGATTGCAACTGCTTCCCACCGGACATTTACTTGGATCAGTGCTAGCACAGGAAGAAACTGATACAGACGGATTTGAAGTTTGAGGAACATTGCTTAAAACTGCGCGTAGTGTGAAGTTATACATTTCGCATCTTTGGAAATAGACAACTCCAGGAGGTGGAACCCGCCAAGAAATTTTGCGTCTTTTCATATTATCTTTAGCCGTGGAGTTTTCGAGAGCTAAGTGTGGAAAAGAAGGTTGAACCCCATTTTCCGTGTAAACGCTCCCAGCCATTCCAGCCTGCGTTTCAATTAGCGTAGGATTTTGTGAGGTGATAGTTAAATTATACCCAATAAATTGCTGTTCGGTATTTGTGACGAAGTATTTTACGATGAACTCAGGGCGATTTGGATTTACGTATCCTATCAAATCTCCAACTCCCGTTCCTGTAGTCGGAATTTCTTCGGTCGGTATAATTCCAACAAGTTGAGGAACGTTGATTGGATTTGTAAGGAAAATGAGCGGAGCTAAGACAACCGGCGTATCAGTATTTGTTCCACAGGAAGCTGAAAACAGGAGAAGGAAAAAGCTAGCAACGGATTGCTGTGCAAATTTTTTTAATTCGAAATTCATCGTTTCATCAGCTTTTCAAAATCAATAGATATGCCAAACAAAAAAACTTGTTTTTTTGTTTTCAATTCCTCACTACTATCTAAGATTATTCCTATGACAAATAATAAAGGCGTTCTTGGAATTGTAATATTGGTTTTTCTTGTAATTGGGTATTTTGCTTTTTTTTCTGGCGAGAAAAAGAAAAAGCGCGTTGAGTCCAAAAAGCTGAGTTTGTTGCTTGGCGGAGGCAGTGGAAATGGAGATGATGCAAGTTTTGAAAAGAAAAGGGGGCGTAGGAATAATAATAGTTCAGTTTTTGAGAGTGATTTTGGGAAAAGTGGTCTTCCGCAATTTGTAGAAGAAGAAACTAATTCGCCTGAAGGGCAGCAGGGAGATATTCCTATTAACCCGCAAACTGGTAAACCGTGGGAAGAAGATGCAATGCAACAGTTTGATGAACTTCGCAAATTATTTGCAGACAATGATTTAATTCCCAGACGAGCTACGAAAGAAGATCAAGCCAAACAAGCTCAATTAGCAGAAAAATGGAATAAAGCGCAGGCCGCAGTCAGTAGTGGAACATTTACAAGAGATGATTTGGATACTCATTTTTCGCATCAGAAAAAAGTGGTAGAAGATCGTATGCAGATTATTGAGTATTTAATGGAGGCGCAAAAGGAAGATGGGGAAGTCGATAAAGATGGACAATTCGAAAAAATTCTTGAAGGAACAAAAGCGCAAATGAAACAATTGGAAGTTGAGCGAGAGGAATTATCTAAAAAGTTAGGAGGATAATGGGTAATTTTTAATTTGAACGTTTCTGATAACCCGACGAAATCTCCCTCTCGCAAAGATGATCAGGAGATTTCGTAGCAACCAAAGCTTGCTAGTAGCGATTACTATATTGACAATTCTAGGTTTTTTACCAGACTGACTTCGAGGTGACTCATGCGTAAGGTTATCGAATATTTTTTATCCAAAAGTCTTTTATTAAATCTATTGACGGCGCTGATAATTCTTGTTGGAGGATTTAAGGCTTTCACTATGAATCGGGAGGCATTCCCAAATATCAATTTTGACATTGTAACGGTTACTACCATTTATCCCGGAGCCTCTCCTTCTGAGGTAGAGAAGCTCGTCACCAAGCCAATTGAAGATAGTATTAAATCAGTCGATGGTATAAAGGAATACCGCTCTGCATCAATCGAAAATCGTTCTGGAATCGTCATCACAATTGATCCAAATGTAAAAGATACGCAAAAAGTTGTGGATGACATCAAGTCAGCAGTTGATCGAACTGAGGACTTGCCTGAAGATTCTAAAAAACCGATCGTGCAAGAAATCACTTCTAGCCGTAGTCCGGTCATTGAAATTAATGTAGGCGTAAAAGCGGATTCGAACGGCAAACCGGTATTAACCGAGAAAGAATTTAAGCTAAAAGCAAAACAGCTAGAGGATTTATTGCTAGATGTTTCCGAAGTAGGGCGTGTTGTTCGTCGTGGCTATCGCGAGGCAGAGATGCATGTGGATATTGACCCTTTTGCGCTCGATCGTGTTTCGCTAAGCACGAATCAAATTATCATGGCTCTCAAAGGAAAAAATATAAACTTTCCAGGTGGAACAATTGCAGATTCAGGAAAGGAAGCGATCGTAAGAACTGTTGGCGAATTTGATACAGAAAGCGAAATTGAAAAAGTTTTTATTCGCTCGAATGATGCAGGAAGATCTATTGTATTAAAGGATGTCGCAAAAGTAAAAGAAGACTTTGAAGACAAACAATATATTGAAAAAGTGAATGGGCTTTATTCTATCGTTCTCGTTGTTGTAAAAAAAGAGCGTGGGGATGCAATTAAGTTAGTTGATAAAGTTAAGAAGGTTGTCAGTGATTATGGAGCCAATCAAAAAGATTTTATTACACTCTCTTACGTAAATGATTTATCAAAATACATCCGTCGTCGTTTGGATGTTCTTGTTTCGAACGGCTTACAGGGATTTACCCTTGTTGTCATTTCCTTGTTTTTCTTTTTAGGATGGAGAGTTGCAATCATGGTTGCTCTCGGTCTGCCTCTTGCCATGGCATTAACATTCATTATCCTCGACTATATGGGTATGACTCTAAATTTGATTTCGATGTTAGGACTCATCATTGTAGTCGGTATGCTAGTAGATGATGCCATTGTAATTAGTGAAAATATTTATCGATACTTAGAAGAAGGAATTGAGCCGTATGAAGCTTGCATAAGGGGAACCATCGAAGTAATCGCACCAGTAACAGCAACGATTACTACTACAATCGCAGCATTTGGTCCTATGTTATTTGTGACTGGAATTTTTGGTAAGTTTATTTATTCAATTCCAATGGTAGTAATTATTGCACTTTCGTCTTCTTTATTTGAGGCTTTTTTCATTTTGCCGTCACATATTTACGATGCAAATAAACGTGGAATTAAAAAGGGAGAGATTAAGGAAGAAGGACACTGGTTTATAAAAGTGAGAGAAAGATTTTATCGTCCTTCCCTATCATGGGCACTCCATCATTCTAAGACTACTATTTTAATCCTTTTAATTACATTTGCTGGGGCTATTGCTCTAAATGCAAAGTTCGGCAAATTCAAATTATTTCCTGGTGGTATAGAAGTGTTTATCATTAAGATTAGTGCAGAGACCGGTCTTACTCTAGAAGAAACAGAAAAGTTTGGACGCGCAGTGGAAAGAGAGATTGCTCTATTAACGCCTTATCAGGAAAAACCGCTATCTGGATTTTTGAATCGAATACATTTTTTCTTTCATTCGATAGGAATTGGTGTGAGTGAAAAATTTCATACAGGTGAAGTAGAAAATTATGTTACACGAATTGGAATTATTCAAAAGGATGTGAATGATCCGTTTACAAAGCGAGGGAAAAATTTTGCACAAGTAGTCGTATATCTTACTCCTGACGCAGAAAGAAAACGGACAACCGATCAGATTATCAATTATGTGCGCAAAAGGACTGAATGGCTAATGAATGAAAAAGCCTTAGCTATCGCCAAACAGAAAGAAGCCGCTAGACTCAATCAGGATAAAGCCAAGCACAAAGTTTCTGAATTGGAAAATGTTCAAATAGAGATTCCAGAAGAGTTCAAAGATCTAAAAGGAAAATTAGTATCTCTAGATTTGGAAGCAATACAAGGAGGTCCACCCGTTGGCAAACCAGTTGCCATAGAAATTAGAGGTGATGATTTTATAACACTGAAAAAAATTGCACAAGAGTTCAAAGATATTATGGGACAAGTGGAGGGCGTTATTGATATAGGAGACGATTTCAATGACGGAAAGGATGAAATTCGTTTGACGATAGATGAAGCGTTAGCCGCTCAAGCAGGTGTATCAGTTCAACAAATCGCACTTGCTGTAAACACTGCTTATCAGGGAACAGTGGCTACTACGATTAAGCGCGCCGAAGAAGAAGTGGATGTAAGAGTTCGCTTCCCAGAAAATTTTAGAACTTCTATTCGCTCTCTGGATAAAATATTTGTGAACAATAATATGGGCAATCTAATTCCAATTTCTAGAATGACAAAATACCAGAAGTTGCCAGGTATAGCTTCCATTAACCACTTAGACGGCAAAAGGTTATTAACTGCTACTGCCAATTTGGATGAAACAAAAACTACATCGATGAAAGCAAACCAAGAAATTAAAAAAATAGTCGATGCAGCTAAGGTTATTGATAAATATCCAGGATATCGAATTCGATACGGTGGAGAAAATAAAGATACCGAAGAATCTCTCGCAAGTCTCGGAAGATCTTTTTTAATTGCTTTCTTTATAATTTTCATCATTCTGGTTTCCCTGTTTAGATCTTTTATTCAGCCTTTGATTGTGGCTGCTGCAATTCCATTTTCTTTTATTGGAGTCATTCTAGCATTTGTCACACATGGACAATATTTTAGTTTCTTAAGTTTTATTGGAATTGTGGGTCTGGCTGGTATCGTTGTCAATGATTCGATTGTGCTCGTAGATTTTGCCAATCAATTGAGAATACAAAGACCAGATATGACATCGTATGAATTGCTTTTGGAAACAGGGTGTGTGCGTTTACGACCTGTTATCCTTACGACGGTAACAACTGTATTAGGTATTTTACCAACAGCTTATGGAATAGGTGGGGCTGACCCATTTTTAATGCCAATGGCACTCGCGATAGGTTGGGGGTTAGCATTTGCAACACTCTTAACACTAATCATTGTTCCTGTATTGTATAAAATCACAATGGACATTCAGATTTGGTTTGTCTTAAAGGCGAATAAAATTAGAAAGAAACAGACTATGGCTGTGTAGAAAGAATTGAAAATAAATGGAAAAGTTTAATCTGACTTGTATTTAAATTTTCTATGAGTGATCTTTGTATAATTAAGATTAATCGTTCGAACAAACTTGTAATAATAAAGAAGGAAAAGAAATGAGTTTAAATTGTGGTATTGTGGGACTTCCAAATGTTGGAAAGTCGACTATTTTTAATGCGCTTACAAAAGCAGGAGCGCAAATGGCAAATTATCCGTTCTGCACAATAGAGCCTAATAAAGGAATTGTTGAAGTTCCAGATAGAAGACTCAATCGTTTGGCAGAGATTTATAAGCCTAAGAAAATTATTCCAACTGTCATGGAATTTGTAGACATTGCCGGATTAGTGAAAGGGGCAAGCACTGGAGAGGGACTTGGAAATAAATTTCTATCTCATATAAGAGAAGTGGATGCTATTTGCCATGTTGTGCGAGCCTTTGAAGATGCAAATATCACGCATGTGCATGGGAAAGTGGATCCAACGGAAGACGTGAGCATTGTAAATTATGAATTAATACTTTCTGATTTGGAAAGTTTAGAAAAACAATTTCCAAAATTACAAAAACTTGGAAAGACAAGCAAAGAAGCTGCCGAATCTACACTGGTGATGGAGAAAATCATCAATATCCTCAAGGAAGGAAAATGTGCTCGACTTCTTGATTTGAATGCGGATGAAAAAAAAATTGCGCTTAAGTTTAACTTGATTACATTAAAACCTGTTTTATATTGCGCTAACGTTCTTGATTCTGAAATAAAAAATACAAGCAATCCTCTTTTAGACAAAATTTATGCGATGGCAAAGGAAGAAGATGCAGAGGTCGTTGTTCTCTGTGGGAAAATTGAAGAAGAAATTTCCGGTCTTGCTCCTGAAGAGCAAATAGAATTTCTAAAAGACATTGGAGAAACGGAAAGTGGATTAAACCGAATGATTCGCTCGGCTTATAAGCTTTTAAATCTTGTTACCTTTCTTACTGCCGGTGAACAAGAAGTAAGAGCATGGACTACACTCGTTGGAAGCACTGGTCCTAAAGCGGCTTCCGTAATTCATTCCGATTTTGAAAAAGGCTTTATTCGAGCAGAGGTAATGACCTTCGAAGATGTAGACCGTCTTGGTTCGCCCGTGAAAGTAAAAGAAGAAGGTAAACTAAGACTAGAAGGTAAAGACTATATTGTCCAAGATGGGGATGTGATTTATTTTAGAATTAATGCGTAATGTGTCTTTAGGGGTTTCTGTTCATTAGCCTCTACAATCAAGCCAGATTGGTTTTCGTTAAAGAAAAGTTTTTTAGACAGGATTAACAAGATTTACTGGATTAAGAAACCCAAAGCCAATCTGAGTAATTCCTGAATGAATAGGCATCGAAGTTTTGCAGAACTGTGTTTAACAATGTAAATGTTTAAACTAAAGCCATTTTTCTATTGGGATCTGGTCTGAAGGGTGCGATTAAGATTGCTAGTATATGAATGTCCATTGTATTTTCCTTTTTTTATTCTCTATTCATGATTGCGTCTAAAGAAATTTCTTCGAATGCAAGTAAGAATGAATAGAATAGTTTTAGTAACTCAATAAATTCTTTATTTATTTCTACAGTATGATAACTTGTGAGTATTAGTTCGTAATCAATTAACTCGATTGCAAAATTGTTCTGTGATAATAAATTACAGGAAAGACTCTCTCTATTTAGAATTTGGGCAGATAGTCTTTCTGAATTGCTTTTTAAGTAAAATTTTTCCTCTAAATCCAAATTTTCACAAATGCCGTGGATAGATTTATCAAAAATTCCACTTGTTGATTTGTAAGCTTTCTTATCCTGAACGAGAAAATAGAAATCCCTTGGATTGTGAACTGGTGCTTTTATTTGAAGATACATTCCCGTTTGTGGATTTGCTTCGTAAACAGCTTCTACTGAAATAGGTTTTCCATTTAAATGTCCACGAATGACTGGGCGATCTAATGGATCTGAAAGAGTGGAGAAAGAGTAGTTGTTCTTTGCAGCAAACTTCTTCCAACTATCCCATTTTCTATTTTCTTTTGTATTAAAAAAAACTAGAAATAATTTATTTTGAATCTTCATGGAAATATATTTCCATGTGGTTAAAATTTATCAATAATTTTTTGACAAAACTAAATTAATTTTTTAAAAAATTGCAAAAGTATAAAGTTAAGCCACTTTCCATCAGGAATTTCCTCTGTTTTCCGAGTAATGAATCCAACATGTCCCCCAGTTTCTGTCAAAATAGGAGTAAGGCTTTGAATTTTTTTCCAATGAATACTACGGAAAGTATCTGGAGGAATAAGAGGGTCATCTTTGGCATGAATGACAATTCCCTTTGCTTTAATTTTATGGATGTAATGAATGCTTGAGTTATTACGATAGTAATCAAGTGCCCCTTTGTAGCCGAATAAGGGAGCTGTTACCATATCATCAAAGTCAAACATTGTCCTAGCTTTATAGGCATGCTCTTTGACTGAGTTTGGTGCAGACAGAATTCCTCGCTTGAATTTATCTTTGAAAGAATCTAAGAAAACTTTTCTATAAAAAATACCTGCCTGAGAATCAATGTGCTCACAGGCTCTCTTTAGATCTAATGGTGGTGAAACAGCAGAGAAGAATTTGGATCGAATCGTTCTCTTTTCTCCAAAGTATTTAAGTAAAATATTGGCAGAAAGAGAAAAACCGCAGAGTATTATTTTCTTTGAAAAATTATTGTATACATAGTTTTCAATTTGGGCAACATCATTTGTCATACCTGCATTGTAGCCTTTTTTGGATAAGCCTTCGCCTCGACCACACCCTCTCTGGTTAACACGTATTACCCCGTAACCCTGTAGCAATGCAGCTTCCGCCAGGGATA
It encodes the following:
- a CDS encoding efflux RND transporter permease subunit, translated to MRKVIEYFLSKSLLLNLLTALIILVGGFKAFTMNREAFPNINFDIVTVTTIYPGASPSEVEKLVTKPIEDSIKSVDGIKEYRSASIENRSGIVITIDPNVKDTQKVVDDIKSAVDRTEDLPEDSKKPIVQEITSSRSPVIEINVGVKADSNGKPVLTEKEFKLKAKQLEDLLLDVSEVGRVVRRGYREAEMHVDIDPFALDRVSLSTNQIIMALKGKNINFPGGTIADSGKEAIVRTVGEFDTESEIEKVFIRSNDAGRSIVLKDVAKVKEDFEDKQYIEKVNGLYSIVLVVVKKERGDAIKLVDKVKKVVSDYGANQKDFITLSYVNDLSKYIRRRLDVLVSNGLQGFTLVVISLFFFLGWRVAIMVALGLPLAMALTFIILDYMGMTLNLISMLGLIIVVGMLVDDAIVISENIYRYLEEGIEPYEACIRGTIEVIAPVTATITTTIAAFGPMLFVTGIFGKFIYSIPMVVIIALSSSLFEAFFILPSHIYDANKRGIKKGEIKEEGHWFIKVRERFYRPSLSWALHHSKTTILILLITFAGAIALNAKFGKFKLFPGGIEVFIIKISAETGLTLEETEKFGRAVEREIALLTPYQEKPLSGFLNRIHFFFHSIGIGVSEKFHTGEVENYVTRIGIIQKDVNDPFTKRGKNFAQVVVYLTPDAERKRTTDQIINYVRKRTEWLMNEKALAIAKQKEAARLNQDKAKHKVSELENVQIEIPEEFKDLKGKLVSLDLEAIQGGPPVGKPVAIEIRGDDFITLKKIAQEFKDIMGQVEGVIDIGDDFNDGKDEIRLTIDEALAAQAGVSVQQIALAVNTAYQGTVATTIKRAEEEVDVRVRFPENFRTSIRSLDKIFVNNNMGNLIPISRMTKYQKLPGIASINHLDGKRLLTATANLDETKTTSMKANQEIKKIVDAAKVIDKYPGYRIRYGGENKDTEESLASLGRSFLIAFFIIFIILVSLFRSFIQPLIVAAAIPFSFIGVILAFVTHGQYFSFLSFIGIVGLAGIVVNDSIVLVDFANQLRIQRPDMTSYELLLETGCVRLRPVILTTVTTVLGILPTAYGIGGADPFLMPMALAIGWGLAFATLLTLIIVPVLYKITMDIQIWFVLKANKIRKKQTMAV
- a CDS encoding alpha/beta fold hydrolase — protein: MDGNTEVINLHPPKFLNNNHVQTIFTTIFPPKNHLKTKYDSDVLILKTKDDSGDFLWLDHNPPLSKSNKKAISWNGYYLVLFHGMEGSSDSHYIVSLAEAALLQGYGVIRVNQRGCGRGEGLSKKGYNAGMTNDVAQIENYVYNNFSKKIILCGFSLSANILLKYFGEKRTIRSKFFSAVSPPLDLKRACEHIDSQAGIFYRKVFLDSFKDKFKRGILSAPNSVKEHAYKARTMFDFDDMVTAPLFGYKGALDYYRNNSSIHYIHKIKAKGIVIHAKDDPLIPPDTFRSIHWKKIQSLTPILTETGGHVGFITRKTEEIPDGKWLNFILLQFFKKLI
- the ychF gene encoding redox-regulated ATPase YchF; the encoded protein is MSLNCGIVGLPNVGKSTIFNALTKAGAQMANYPFCTIEPNKGIVEVPDRRLNRLAEIYKPKKIIPTVMEFVDIAGLVKGASTGEGLGNKFLSHIREVDAICHVVRAFEDANITHVHGKVDPTEDVSIVNYELILSDLESLEKQFPKLQKLGKTSKEAAESTLVMEKIINILKEGKCARLLDLNADEKKIALKFNLITLKPVLYCANVLDSEIKNTSNPLLDKIYAMAKEEDAEVVVLCGKIEEEISGLAPEEQIEFLKDIGETESGLNRMIRSAYKLLNLVTFLTAGEQEVRAWTTLVGSTGPKAASVIHSDFEKGFIRAEVMTFEDVDRLGSPVKVKEEGKLRLEGKDYIVQDGDVIYFRINA